The candidate division KSB1 bacterium region ACCTATGTGCCCGAAGTAGGCAACATTGAGCATTTGAGTGCTTCAGTTGTTGTCGATGGAAACTATAGTACACTGAAGACGGCCGACGGCCGCGACAGTACGGTCTATACGGATCGTTCCCCGGTTGAACTCGAGAAGTTAACCAGCCTGGTCTCTTCAGCGATCGGGCTCGATTCCGAACGAAACGATGAGCTGACCGTCGTGTCATTCCCGCTTGCGCTGAACAATGCCCCGGAAACGACGACGACCGAGCCCGGCAATAACCCGATGTGGCTGAAGCTGATCGAAAAGTTCGTGCTCGGTTTGGTCTTGATTCTCATCTTCCTGTTGGCGCGCACACTCATCGGCAGACTGGGGAAGAACTTGCCCGCGCTGCCGGAAGCCAACTCGCAGGCCGCGTTGCCCGCCGGAAATATGCAGTATATGCTGGCCGGCGCGGCACCCACCTCGGGGCAAATCAGCGCTCTCGCCGGCGGCGCGGCGCAGGCGGCCGCGGCGATTCAAGGCGGTCAGACGGGAAGCGCCGCGCCTGCGGAATCCCTCGAGGCGGACAATGGTCCCCAAGTAATTTTCAAGCAACACCGGCAAACCGTGGAAATCGAAGACGCCGCGCCCACATTCGAAACGCTGAAGCACCAGGAACTGCTCAAGCGTACAACCGATTACGTAATCAAGCGACCCACGAACGCCACCCAAGTACTCCGAAGCTGGATTCTGGATGACTCCGAAAAGCAGCGACACTAAGCGGCTCAGCAATATGCAGAAGGCCGCGGTCCTGATGATCTCCATCGGAACCGAAGCCTCAGCCGCGATTTACAAGAATCTGCAAGACGACGAGATTGAGGATATCACGCGCGAAGTCGTGAATATCCGAAATATCGAGTCCGACTCCGTGCATGAGGTCATCGAGGAATTCTACCAGATGATGAAGGTCCAGGACTTCGTCGCGGTGGGCGGCCTGGGCTACGCCGAAGAGGTCCTCGTCAAGTCACTGGGCGCTGAAAAGGCCCATGAAATCCTGCGCCGGGTCGAACGACTGATGAAAGTAAAGGGCTTCAACATCCTCAAGAATGTTGACGCCAATCAACTGCTGGCTTTCATCCAGAAGGAGCATCCGCAAACCATCGCCTTCGTCTTAACACAGTTGAGCCCGAATCAGGCCTCGACGATCCTGATGGACTTGCCGCCGGAATTGCAGTCCGAAGTGATGCTGCGATACGCGACCATGGAGCGCGTCGCCCCCGAGACGATTTCGTCCGTCGAAGCCGTCCTCGAGTCGCGCATCGACTTCTCGCAGTCCACGAGCAAGCTCGGAGGCGTGCGCGCGGCCGCGGAAGTGCTGAACATGATCGGACAGTCCGCCGAACGAACGATTCTCTCCAAGATCAACGAACAGGCGCCGGAGCTGGCAACCTCCATCAAGAACCTGATGTTCGTCTTCGAGGACATTGTGACCCTCGACGACCGCTCGATTCAGCGCGTGCTGAAAGAAGTTGACAACAAGGATCTCGCGCTGGCACTCAAACACGTCAGCCCGGAAGTCAAGAAGCGCATCCTGGCGAATCTGTCCCAGCGCGCCTCTCAGATGATTACTGAGGAAATTGAATACATGGGCCCCGTTCGGTTGAAGGAAGTGGAAGTCGCGCAGCAGAAGGTCGTCGATGTCGTGCGGCAACTCGAGGAGTCCGGTCAAGTTGTTATCGTCGGCGGCGCGAAGGCCGAAGAGATGGTCGAATAGCCAAGCGATATGCCAAATCCTGTTATCATCCCCGCGGCAAAAGGCGCGCAGCTCAAGAAAGTACACTTCCCGTCGTTTGAGCGGAAGCCGGCAAACTACTTCAAGGATATCATCACCGACGAAGCCGTCGGCGCGCCGGCGGATGTTCCCCCCCAAGAGCTGCACGCCGCCATCAGCTCGGAAGTGGAACGCGAACGCCGAATAATGCGCGTGGCGGCGAAGCGCGACGCCGAGCAGCAGTTCAACGCCGGTGTGGCCGAAGGAAGGAATCACGCTGCCGCTGAGATCTCGGCGGCCGTGGAGTTGCTGAAACAGTATGCGCAAGTGCTGCTGGCGGAACGCGGCGAACTTCGGAAGGCCGCCGAGAAACATGCGGTTGAACTGGCGGTTGAAATCGCCCGCGAAGTTATCGGGACTGAGCTCTCCATCCGTCCGCCCGCCGTTGCCGAGGCCGTCGAACACGCGCTGCGGAATGCGGCAGATGCTTCCGCGGTCACCCTCCGCGTGAGCAAGGAAGACGTCGCGCTCCTGGATGACGCCGCGAAAAAATGGATTGGCGCGGCCGGCTTGCCAGCGCAGATTGAACTGCGTGCCGACGCGACGCTGAGTCGCGGCGACTGCTACATCGATTCCGCCGCGGGTACGGTCGATGCGCGAATCGAAAGCCAACTGCTGCACCTGCGCGACGGCCTGTTGCGCGGTATCAAACCGTAGCCGAACATGAACGAAGGGTTCGGCGCCAATCCGAAACTTGCGTCAATCTCGCGCTTTGCGCGCATGGGGCGCGTGGAGCGCGTGCGTGGCCTGATCATTGAATCCCAGGGGCCGCGGGCCGCGCATGGCGAGCTCTGCACGCTGGAGTCGGATGGCCGCAAGTGGCTGGCCGAAGTCGTGGGCTTCAATGGCACCACCACCATCTTGATGCCGCTGGAAGACGTTCAAGGACTGACGCCGCATGCCACGGTGAGAGCCACCGGCGAACCGCTAACGGTGGCGCTCTCGCCGAGCCTGCGCGGCAGAGTATTGAACGGTTTGGGGTTACCGATGGACGGCGGTCCGGCGATTGCGGCGCACGAACGTCGCCCGTTGCTGAGCGAGCCGCCTCACCCGCTGCGGCGCAATCGCGTGACCAGTCCGTTGAGTGTCGGTGTCCGTGCAATCGACGGACTGTTGACGATCGGTCAGGGACAGCGTATTGGCATTTTCGCCGGGAGCGGCGTCGGCAAGAGCGTACTGCTTGGCATGATGGCACGGTACACGGAAGCCGATGTCGTCGTCGTGGGGCTGGTCGGCGAACGCGGCCGCGAAGTGCGCGAGTTCATTGAGAAGTATCTCGGTCCCGCGGGTTTGAAGAAGACCGTTGTCATCAGCGAAACTTCCGATCGTTGGCCGATCCTGCGAATCAAGGCCGCATTGGTGGCGACCACCGTGGCCGAGTACTTTCGCGATCAAGGGCTCAAGGTGTTGTTCGTAATGGATAGCGTCACGCGGGTCGCACACGCCATGCGGGAAGTCGGTCTCTCACTGGGCGAACCCCCCGCGACACGCGGCTATCCGCCGACGGTATTCGCGACGCTGCCGAAACTGCTCGAACGCGCCGGCAACTCTGAAACGGGCAGCATCACCGGTATCTACACCGTCCTCGTTGACGGCGATGATCACAATGAGCCGGTGGCCGATACCGTGCGGAGCATTCTCGACGGACATCTCGTGCTATCCCGGGGATTGGCCGCCAAGAACCAGTATCCGGCCATCGACGTATTGAAGAGCGTGAGTCGCGTGATGCCGGACATCGCACGGCCCGAGCAAATGTCCGCGACGCACAAACTGCGGGAGTGGCTGGCCGCCTACGCGGAAGTCGAGGACTTGATCGCCGTGGGGGCTTACGTCCGGGGCGGCAGCAAGATCACGGACGAATCGATCGACCGGATGCCGCGGATCATCGAATACTTGCGGCAACCACCCGACCAGCCGGCGGGCTATGCGGCGAGTCTGGCGGCGCTGCAACAGCTCGCGAAGATCGGATGAAGCCCTTCCGCTTTCGCCTACAGAAACTCCTGAGGCTGCGGGAGGCCCGCGAAGAGCAGCGCCTGTCAAAGTTCGGCGCGCAACAGCGGATCCTGGATTCGGAACGGACGAAATTGGGGCTGTTCGAGGGCGAAGCGCTGAATCAACTCCATGAGATGTCAGTCGTCGTTGCCCGGCCGTTTCGAGCCTGGATGCATGGCGCGAACGACAAATATCTTGGTCGCTTGCAGCGAGTCATCGACTTTCAGCGTGACCAGACACGCCAGCAGGAGTTCAAAGTCGAGCAGTCGCGCCAAGAGTACTTGAAGGCGAAGCAAGAGACTGGCGCGCTGGAAAAGCTGCGTGAGCATCAGCTCGAAAATTGGCGAGTGGAAGAACGCTTGGATGAACAAAAGGTCCTGGACGATACCCGGGCTTTGCGCGAGCCGGGAGGTGAATAAATGTTTTCAAAAACCAACTTGATCTACCTCGGAATGTTTCTCGCGGGTTTCGCCGTGATCAACACCGGTGTGTACTTCCTTTTGCACTCGACGCAGCCAAAGTCCGCGATCTTGCTGACAGAGGGCGGCCACGCCGACGGAGCGGACAGCCTGAAGCACGAGGCGCCACCGCCCGCGGGTGAGATGCCGGACCTCGAAGCCGAATCGATGCACAGTGGCGAGCTCGCCGACGCGGGCAAGCCTGCGGCGTCGCCGCCATCACCGGAACGCCACCTCGCCGCAGTGGAGCCGAGTCAGCATTCCACGGCGAAGACGCCCGTCCCGGTCGCACCGACGGAGACGAAGCAGGCCGAACCCAGCGTCGCGGAGACCATGACCGACTTGCAGTCCACGGAGACCGTGGAACCGGAAATCGAGGACACGAGCGGCGCGAGTCAAGCGCTCGTGGAAGACCAGCAGAAACTTGCGAAATTGGCGAAATTGCTCGAATCCATGAAACCCGACGAAGCCGCCGCGATTGCCTCGGAACTCTCAACAGACGTGATTGTACAACTGGTTCTGCGAATGAAAGATCGTAATGCCGCGAAGATGATGGCCGCTCTGCCAGTAGATCTGGCCTCGCAAGTTGCCGATCTGATGAGCCAGGTGGCGACGCGGTCAAAGGCGGGAGAATGAAACTAATGCCCTGGCTCATCGCTTCGCGACCACCGGGTGTGCCCGGCGGCAGCGGCGTCGCATCCAAACTCCTGAAACGACTCGACGGGTCGTTTTCCGCGCTCTTGAAACGCCTGAGCGGACGCGTGGACGAGCCTGCGAGGTCCCGCGACGTCCAGTCAAATCCACTGTCCGACGTGGAGCCGAAGGTCAGGTTGACGTCCGGTCACGTGCCTTTAGCGTCGCCAATTGTCCGGTCGATCAGTGCGCAAGCTGCGCGCGATCATCAC contains the following coding sequences:
- the fliG gene encoding flagellar motor switch protein FliG, with the protein product MTPKSSDTKRLSNMQKAAVLMISIGTEASAAIYKNLQDDEIEDITREVVNIRNIESDSVHEVIEEFYQMMKVQDFVAVGGLGYAEEVLVKSLGAEKAHEILRRVERLMKVKGFNILKNVDANQLLAFIQKEHPQTIAFVLTQLSPNQASTILMDLPPELQSEVMLRYATMERVAPETISSVEAVLESRIDFSQSTSKLGGVRAAAEVLNMIGQSAERTILSKINEQAPELATSIKNLMFVFEDIVTLDDRSIQRVLKEVDNKDLALALKHVSPEVKKRILANLSQRASQMITEEIEYMGPVRLKEVEVAQQKVVDVVRQLEESGQVVIVGGAKAEEMVE
- a CDS encoding FliI/YscN family ATPase, which produces MNEGFGANPKLASISRFARMGRVERVRGLIIESQGPRAAHGELCTLESDGRKWLAEVVGFNGTTTILMPLEDVQGLTPHATVRATGEPLTVALSPSLRGRVLNGLGLPMDGGPAIAAHERRPLLSEPPHPLRRNRVTSPLSVGVRAIDGLLTIGQGQRIGIFAGSGVGKSVLLGMMARYTEADVVVVGLVGERGREVREFIEKYLGPAGLKKTVVISETSDRWPILRIKAALVATTVAEYFRDQGLKVLFVMDSVTRVAHAMREVGLSLGEPPATRGYPPTVFATLPKLLERAGNSETGSITGIYTVLVDGDDHNEPVADTVRSILDGHLVLSRGLAAKNQYPAIDVLKSVSRVMPDIARPEQMSATHKLREWLAAYAEVEDLIAVGAYVRGGSKITDESIDRMPRIIEYLRQPPDQPAGYAASLAALQQLAKIG
- the fliJ gene encoding flagellar export protein FliJ, which encodes MKPFRFRLQKLLRLREAREEQRLSKFGAQQRILDSERTKLGLFEGEALNQLHEMSVVVARPFRAWMHGANDKYLGRLQRVIDFQRDQTRQQEFKVEQSRQEYLKAKQETGALEKLREHQLENWRVEERLDEQKVLDDTRALREPGGE